A genomic region of Metopolophium dirhodum isolate CAU chromosome 1, ASM1992520v1, whole genome shotgun sequence contains the following coding sequences:
- the LOC132933094 gene encoding uncharacterized protein LOC132933094, producing the protein MKHKFDRNPDAALVYSWPTAESSIRQSRRSVCPAVPSTLRELGEYLDMNTDRYQCNYNFYQEWIVDNDGKYSVMFTFQEIISAVVHQGATELHADATFKVVPSMPHCRQLFMLHLILQNHSVPVCFVLMEVKTEAAYRKVLERFSRKFPEVRPLTITIDFETALRNVFSDVYPEATVSSCWFHFVQSLLKNIKKMGYSNHVQQHREAKMCLRMCAVLALLPAHQIEQGFQDIKMHAQNNSVLIPRFFTYFTSFWLTRKGPESFSVYNQPRRTNNNVESFHSNLKQTFQVSHPNLWRMLDHLKNISIKQHIVINQLAAGMATTRNTKFKFILNSLRIKHATALLATGAITIKEFLLQCSHCVDGYLTRELNWHDATDGYY; encoded by the exons atgaaacataaatttGATAGGAATCCGGATGCGGCTTTAGTGTATAGTTGGCCTACAGCGGAGTCTTCCATTCGGCAGTCGCGAAGAAGTGTTTGTCCAGCAGTACCATCCACATTACGCGAGTTAGGGGAATACTTGGATATGAATACTGATAG GTATCAATGCAACTATAATTTTTACCAGGAATGGATAGTGGACAATGATGGAAAGTATAGCGTGATGTTTACGTTCCAAGAAATCATTAGTGCTGTAGTGCATCAGGGGGCCACGGAACTACACGCTGATGCAACGTTCAAAGTAGTGCCGTCAATGCCTCATTGTAGACAACTGTTTATGTTGCATTTGATCCTGCAAAATcac TCTGTTCCTGTATGCTTTGTATTGATGGAAGTAAAGACTGAGGCTGCATATAGGAAAGTTTTGGAAAGATTTTCTCGTAAATTTCCCGAAGTCAGACCATTGACAATCACGATTGACTTCGAAACTGCACTCCGCAACGTCTTCTCTGATGTATACCCTGAAGCGACAGTATCTTCGTGTTGGTTTCATTTTGTACAG agtttgctgaaaaatataaagaagATGGGCTACTCAAACCACGTACAACAGCACAGAGAAGCTAAAATGTGCTTGAGAATGTGTGCAGTATTAGCACTATTGCCTGCTCATCAGATCGAGCAGGGTTTTCAAGACATAAAAATGCATGCCCAAAATAATAGTGTTTTGATACCGagattttttacatattttaccag tttttggcTAACTCGCAAAGGCCCAGAGTCTTTTTCGGTTTACAACCAACCACGCCGAACGAACAATAATGTGGAAAGTTTCCATTCGAATCTTAAACAGACTTTTCAAGTGTCACACCCAAATTTGTGGAGAATGTTGG AtcacttgaaaaatatatccATTAAGCAGCATATTGTGATTAATCAATTGGCAGCAGGAATGGCTACAACACGAAacacaaaattcaaatttattttaaatagcttgCGTATAAAGCATGCAACAGCTCTACTTGCTACAGgagcaataacaataaaagaatTTTTGCTCCAGTGCTCACACTGTGTGGATGGATATCTCACCAGAGAACTAAATTGGCATGATGCTACCGATGGTTATTATTAA